In Eschrichtius robustus isolate mEscRob2 chromosome 2, mEscRob2.pri, whole genome shotgun sequence, a single window of DNA contains:
- the LOC137759047 gene encoding olfactory receptor 7G2-like, whose protein sequence is MGPGNQTDVSEFLLLGLTDDLELQPFLFCLFLAMYLITVLGNLLIILAVTCDSHLHTPMYLFLSNLSFTDMCISTTAIPKMLVNIQAEIQHITYIGCLTQIGFVLVFVGLENFLLAAMAYDRYVAICHPLRYTVLIIPRFCVLLILLSLFISTVLGLLLSLMVLRLSFCKDLEIPHFFCELAQVIKLACSDTLMNNILIYTVASLFCGVPLSGIIFSYTQIVPFVLRMPSAGTKLKAFSTCGSHLAVVSLFYGTLFGVYISSVVTDSPRKTAVASVMYIVVPQMMNPFIYSLRNKDMKRALRKLISTIPSFP, encoded by the coding sequence ATGGGACCCGGAAATCAAACAGACGTTTCAGAATTCCTCCTCCTGGGATTGACAGATGATCTAGAACTGCAGCCCTTCTTGTTCTGCCTGTTCCTAGCAATGTATCTGATCACTGTCTTAGGAAACCTGCTCATCATTCTGGCTGTTACCTGTGACTCCCACCTCCATACCCCCATGTACCTCTTCCTCTCAAACCTTTCCTTTACTGACATGTGTATAAGCACAACTGCGATCCCAAAGATGCTGGTAAACATCCAGGCAGAGATACAGCACATCACTTACATAGGCTGCCTGACCCAGATTGGCTTTGTCCTGGTTTTTGTTGGTTTAGAAAATTTTCTCCTTGCGGCAATGGCCTATGACCGCTATGTGGCCATTTGTCACCCCCTGAGGTACACGGTCCTCATCATCCCCCGATTCTGTGTTCTGCTGATTCTACTCTCACTTTTcatcagcacagtgcttggcctGCTCCTCAGTCTGATGGTATTGCGGCTGTCCTTCTGCAAGGACCTGGAAATCCCTCACTTCTTCTGTGAACTTGCTCAGGTCATCAAGCTGGCCTGTTCCGATACCCTCATGAATAACATCTTGATATATACCGTGGCTAGCCTGTTTTGTGGCGTTCCCCTCTCTGGGATCATTTTTTCTTATACTCAAATTGTCCCTTTTGTTTTGAGAATGCCATCAGCAGGGACAAAGCTTAAAGCTTTTTCCACCTGTGGGTCTCACCTTGCAGTTGTGTCCTTATTCTATGGGACACTTTTTGGAGTTTACATTAGTTCTGTGGTTACTGACTCACCCAGGAAGACTGCAGTGGCTTCAGTTATGTACATTGTAGTTCCTCAGATGATGAACCCTTTTATCTACAGCCTGAGAAACAAGGACATGAAGAGAGCCTTGAGGAAACTTATTAGTACGATACCTTCTTTCCCGTGA